In a genomic window of Carassius carassius chromosome 43, fCarCar2.1, whole genome shotgun sequence:
- the slc45a3 gene encoding solute carrier family 45 member 3, producing MTGWRSQWRLVLLNSLTCGLEICVAAGITYVPPLLLEAGVEEQYMTMVLGIGPVLGLLFIPLIGSASDHCNSSYGRRRPFIWLLSLGVLLALFIIPHADVLAANLSWGSSRRNQALQVGLLILGVGLLDFCGQVCFTPLEALLSDLYRERDDCGQAFAMFSFMVSLGGCVGYLLPALDWSGGLLSFYLGGQAECLFSLLILIFMVSVLVTMKVSEEPLSTLEPGPPEPRRCFPHSCCYLFQCKLRALKSGPLMCLLRTCWSMTPAIYRSYCHVPRVMQHLCLAQLCSWMGVMSFMLFYTDFVGEGLYKGVPSAAPGTALRQRYDEGIRMGSLGLFLQCATSTFFSLVMSRLVHLFGSRAVYLSSMVCFTISALVICLSKSVLLVTAMSALTGFAYATLQTLPYTLTCHYHKEKEVYMQNSKKQKTHTNGFTITRDSVCLTLDSGPGDLNHKSGISNGHVPHNRDEPGYYPSLCQNGAHLGLESEDFEKRGVGLDFAILDSTFLLSQVFPTLFMGMIVQFTESVTMYIASSAIFGAIGIYFATHIIFDQKDLRS from the exons ATGACTGGATGGAGGTCTCAGTGGCGTCTGGTCCTGCTCAACTCGCTGACGTGTGGCCTGGAGATCTGCGTGGCGGCTGGGATCACCTACGTGCCCCCTCTGTTGCTGGAGGCTGGAGTGGAGGAACAGTACATGACGATGGTTTTAG GTATTGGACCTGTCCTGGGACTTCTCTTCATCCCCCTGATTGGCTCAGCCAGTGACCACTGCAACAGCAGCTACGGCCGACGGCGACCCTTCATATGGCTGCTGTCATTGGGAGTTCTCCTAGCCCTTTTTATCATACCACATGCTGATGTGTTGGCCGCCAACCTGAGCTGGGGCAGCAGTCGCCGCAACCAGGCTCTCCAGGTGGGCCTGCTCATCCTAGGCGTGGGCCTATTGGACTTCTGCGGACAGGTGTGCTTTACGCCATTGGAGGCATTACTCTCAGACCTCTACCGTGAACGGGATGACTGCGGACAGGCTTTCGCTATGTTCTCCTTCATGGTAAGCCTTGGAGGTTGTGTAGGCTATTTGCTGCCTGCCCTTGACTGGAGCGGAGGGCTTCTTTCCTTCTACCTGGGTGGTCAGGCCGAGTGCTTGTTCTCcctcctcatcctcatcttcatGGTCAGCGTGTTAGTGACCATGAAAGTGTCCGAGGAGCCCTTGTCCACTCTGGAACCAGGGCCGCCGGAGCCTAGACGGTGTTTTCCACACTCGTGTTGCTATCTGTTTCAGTGTAAGCTACGGGCTCTGAAGTCCGGCCCGCTCATGTGCCTGCTGAGGACTTGCTGGTCCATGACACCGGCCATTTATCGCAGCTACTGCCACGTGCCACGTGTCATGCAACATCTGTGTTTGGCGCAGCTCTGCAGCTGGATGGGTGTCATGTCCTTCATGCTGTTCTACACAGATTTTGTCGGCGAGGGTTTGTACAAAGGAGTTCCCAGCGCCGCTCCGGGTACCGCTCTCAGGCAGCGCTATGATGAAG GTATCCGTATGGGCAGCCTGGGCCTGTTCCTGCAGTGTGCTACCTCAACCTTCTTCTCGCTGGTCATGAGCAGACTAGTGCATCTCTTTGGGTCCAGGGCGGTCTATTTGAGCAGCATGGTGTGCTTCACCATCTCAGCTCTGGTCATCTGCTTGTCTAAGAGCGTTTTATTGGTCACAGCTATGTCTGCCCTAACTGGCTTTGCCTATGCCACACTGCAGACACTGCCTTACACGCTCACCTGTCACTACCACAAAGAAAAAGAG GTGTACATGCAaaacagcaaaaaacaaaaaacgcacACAAATGGATTCACCATCACAAGGGATTCTGTTTGTCTGACACTGGACAGCGGCCCTGGAGATCTCAACCACAAGAGTGGCATTTCCAATGGGCATGTTCCTCACAATAGAGATGAACCAGGCTACTACCCATCTCTCTGTCAGAACGGTGCCCACCTTGGTCTGGAGTCAGAGGATTTTGAGAAACGTGGGGTGGGACTAGACTTTGCCATTCTGGACAGCACCTTCCTTCTGTCTCAGGTGTTCCCTACCCTCTTCATGGGTATGATCGTCCAGTTCACAGAGTCAGTCACCATGTACATTGCCTCCTCTGCCATCTTTGGTGCCATTGGCATCTATTTCGCCACCCACATCATCTTTGACCAAAAGGACCTGAGAAGCTGA